Proteins from a genomic interval of Lusitaniella coriacea LEGE 07157:
- the pyrH gene encoding UMP kinase: MTYQRVLLKLSGEALMGNLGYGIDPKVVADIAQEISEVVNNGTQIAIVVGGGNIFRGVKASAAGMERATADYVGMMATVMNAIAMQDALEQIGIPTRVQTAIAMQEIAEPYIRRRAIRHLEKGRVVIFGAGSGNPFFTTDTTAALRAAEIDAEVIFKATKVDGVYDSDPHTNPDAKRYKSLTYSHVLTNDLRVMDGTAIALCKENNIPIVVFDLSVRGNIIRSVRGEPIGTIVGGLCEVN; encoded by the coding sequence ATGACATACCAAAGGGTTTTACTAAAACTGAGCGGTGAAGCCTTGATGGGCAATCTTGGCTATGGGATCGATCCCAAAGTTGTCGCAGACATTGCCCAGGAAATCTCAGAGGTCGTCAATAATGGTACTCAGATTGCCATTGTTGTCGGTGGCGGCAACATTTTTCGCGGCGTAAAGGCATCTGCTGCTGGCATGGAACGAGCAACTGCCGATTACGTCGGGATGATGGCAACGGTAATGAACGCGATCGCCATGCAAGATGCCCTAGAACAAATTGGCATCCCGACTCGCGTCCAAACGGCAATCGCCATGCAAGAAATTGCAGAACCCTATATTCGCCGTCGCGCAATTCGCCACTTAGAAAAAGGGCGAGTTGTTATTTTTGGTGCTGGATCGGGGAATCCTTTCTTTACGACAGATACCACCGCAGCACTTAGAGCGGCGGAAATTGATGCAGAAGTCATTTTCAAAGCCACAAAAGTGGACGGAGTGTATGATAGCGATCCTCATACCAATCCGGATGCCAAACGTTATAAGAGCTTGACTTATAGTCACGTCCTTACCAATGATTTACGAGTGATGGACGGAACCGCGATCGCGCTTTGTAAAGAAAACAATATTCCCATTGTTGTCTTTGACCTATCCGTTCGGGGCAATATTATTCGCTCCGTTCGAGGAGAGCCTATTGGAACTATTGTGGGAGGTTTATGTGAAGTTAACTGA
- a CDS encoding Uma2 family endonuclease — protein sequence MLASAPPYQITWELLPEDFVLDDRPVDNVNQPPLAAALTESLELAGRIPENALIATNYGICAAIARKIVVKAPDWFYIPQIRVPRTEVKRSYTPHKQGDLPIVVMEFISDTDGSEYSSKRTYPPGKWFFYERVLQVPNYIIFEPESGSLEVHRLDESGQYELRSPDENNCYWLAEMELFIGSWEGKRENRAGYWLRWWDKTGELLLWGSELVQQERAAKEAAEQQANQERAAKEVAEQRLAALERRLRDAGLGP from the coding sequence ATGCTCGCTTCTGCACCCCCTTACCAAATTACCTGGGAACTCCTACCCGAAGATTTCGTTTTAGACGACCGACCTGTGGATAATGTTAACCAACCACCGCTAGCGGCTGCCCTTACAGAGAGCTTAGAGTTGGCAGGGAGAATTCCCGAAAATGCGTTAATTGCAACGAACTACGGAATTTGTGCCGCGATCGCGCGTAAAATTGTTGTCAAAGCGCCAGATTGGTTTTACATCCCGCAAATTCGCGTCCCCAGAACTGAAGTCAAACGAAGCTACACTCCCCACAAACAAGGCGATCTTCCCATCGTTGTCATGGAATTTATCTCCGATACCGATGGCAGCGAATATTCGAGCAAACGAACCTATCCTCCCGGAAAATGGTTCTTTTACGAGCGAGTTTTGCAAGTTCCCAACTACATTATCTTTGAACCCGAAAGCGGTAGCTTAGAAGTACACCGCTTGGATGAATCTGGGCAATACGAATTGCGTTCCCCCGATGAAAATAATTGCTACTGGCTGGCAGAGATGGAATTATTTATCGGTTCGTGGGAAGGGAAGCGAGAAAATCGCGCGGGATATTGGTTGCGGTGGTGGGATAAAACCGGAGAACTTCTTTTGTGGGGTTCTGAGTTAGTGCAACAAGAACGAGCAGCCAAAGAAGCCGCAGAACAGCAAGCCAACCAAGAACGAGCAGCTAAAGAAGTCGCAGAACAACGATTAGCCGCCTTAGAACGGCGCTTGCGGGACGCGGGACTTGGGCCTTAG
- a CDS encoding GAF domain-containing sensor histidine kinase codes for MVPIVRQILHAVFPWMGFPKPSKVLLMQKIVERIRNSLEINIVLQTTVDEIAQLLKLDYCSFWWYLEETQQVRVSCEWMKNPQFSRLGEYPVSEFEGLVESVASGNLIANSRKTQGKSLWERGKQRLATTFLLLRHEPPSQQILGFQSSLLIPVRGRAGEIGFIACFNARSRLWSEREIDLLQSIVQPLEIAIAQAKLYEQTQQQAIRERLVNQITAQTRASLDLETILTQAIAQLRNALKTDRCLIHLVENSQWDRELDIASTQAFRRQHLYETCCPPFPTSIEDFDTHGPVTQWVIQHKKTVVIPDVSRDRRIGNNNLEYQKAQIKSSLAIPVQSQGILYAIVYLNQCSNLRNWSKNDRQLAQAVADQLAISIQQAHLYAQVQTQAARSNAQAQRLSQTLKELQLTQAQLIQSEKIVSMGQMVAGIAHEINNPVSFIYGNIPFLDNYVRDLIRLIRTCQAVQETQPNPLLQTVMEEIEVEWLLDDLPQLLESMKVGTKRIQDIVQLLQDFSSQNQSSFKSVDLHAALENTLSLLERQIVPKIHIERQYDKLPLVECYPKALNQVFLDLLLNAIEALNRSNVGDPSITLKTQIIPAPTGGWQSVRIVIADNGPGIPPELHSSIFNPFFTTKDVGQGRGLGLTTSYHAIVSQHQGQLTLNSQPHQGTEAIIEIPIARSEKITSELTPPTALPYSQSLHREATPQLN; via the coding sequence GTGGTACCGATTGTCCGTCAAATCCTGCACGCGGTTTTTCCTTGGATGGGGTTCCCTAAACCTTCCAAAGTCCTACTGATGCAAAAAATTGTAGAGCGCATCCGTAACTCCCTTGAAATTAACATTGTCCTCCAAACAACGGTCGATGAAATTGCCCAATTACTGAAACTCGATTATTGCAGTTTCTGGTGGTACCTTGAGGAAACTCAACAAGTGCGCGTGAGTTGTGAGTGGATGAAAAATCCTCAATTCTCTCGCTTGGGAGAGTATCCCGTCAGCGAGTTTGAAGGATTGGTTGAATCGGTCGCGTCGGGAAATTTAATTGCCAATAGCCGCAAAACCCAAGGAAAAAGCCTCTGGGAGCGTGGAAAACAAAGACTCGCCACAACATTTCTCCTTCTTCGGCACGAACCACCCTCCCAGCAAATCTTGGGGTTCCAATCGAGCTTGTTGATTCCCGTTCGGGGAAGAGCGGGAGAAATTGGCTTCATCGCCTGCTTTAACGCGCGATCGCGCCTTTGGTCGGAGCGAGAGATCGACCTGCTACAATCCATCGTTCAACCCCTAGAAATCGCGATCGCTCAGGCAAAACTCTACGAGCAAACCCAACAACAAGCCATCCGCGAGCGCCTCGTCAACCAAATTACCGCTCAAACCCGCGCCAGCCTGGACTTGGAGACAATTTTAACCCAAGCGATCGCGCAACTGAGAAACGCCCTAAAAACCGATCGTTGCTTGATCCATCTCGTGGAAAATTCCCAATGGGATCGAGAATTGGACATCGCCTCCACCCAAGCCTTTCGCCGCCAACACCTCTACGAAACCTGTTGTCCCCCCTTCCCCACCTCTATCGAAGACTTCGACACCCACGGACCCGTAACGCAATGGGTGATTCAACATAAAAAAACCGTGGTCATTCCCGATGTCAGCCGCGATCGCCGGATTGGGAACAACAACCTAGAGTACCAAAAAGCCCAAATCAAATCCTCCCTCGCCATTCCCGTTCAATCCCAAGGTATTCTCTACGCGATCGTCTACCTCAACCAATGTTCCAACCTCCGCAACTGGTCGAAAAACGACCGACAACTCGCCCAAGCCGTCGCCGACCAACTCGCCATTTCCATTCAACAAGCCCATCTTTACGCCCAAGTTCAAACCCAAGCCGCCCGCAGTAACGCCCAAGCCCAACGACTTTCCCAAACCCTCAAAGAACTGCAACTCACCCAAGCCCAGCTCATTCAAAGCGAAAAAATCGTCAGCATGGGGCAAATGGTTGCCGGAATTGCCCACGAAATCAATAACCCCGTCAGCTTTATCTATGGCAACATCCCCTTTCTCGATAATTACGTTCGAGATTTAATTCGTCTGATTCGTACCTGTCAAGCGGTACAAGAGACTCAACCCAATCCCCTCCTACAAACAGTCATGGAGGAGATCGAAGTTGAATGGCTTCTTGACGATTTGCCCCAACTCCTAGAGTCAATGAAGGTCGGAACCAAGCGCATCCAAGACATCGTGCAACTCCTGCAAGATTTTTCCTCCCAAAATCAATCCTCCTTCAAATCTGTAGACCTGCACGCCGCGTTGGAAAATACCCTTTCCCTACTAGAGCGGCAGATCGTCCCTAAAATTCACATAGAGCGTCAGTACGACAAGCTTCCCCTCGTTGAGTGCTATCCCAAAGCCCTCAACCAAGTATTTCTCGATCTTCTCCTCAACGCGATCGAAGCCCTCAACCGCTCGAATGTAGGCGATCCCAGCATTACCTTAAAAACGCAAATCATTCCTGCACCGACCGGAGGTTGGCAAAGCGTTCGCATTGTCATTGCCGACAATGGTCCTGGAATTCCCCCCGAACTGCACTCAAGCATTTTTAACCCTTTCTTCACCACTAAAGATGTCGGTCAGGGACGGGGACTCGGACTAACTACCAGCTATCACGCGATTGTCAGCCAACACCAGGGTCAATTAACCCTCAACTCGCAACCCCATCAAGGCACAGAAGCCATCATCGAAATTCCGATCGCGCGATCGGAAAAAATCACTTCAGAGCTTACGCCACCCACCGCTTTACCCTATTCGCAAAGTTTGCACCGAGAAGCTACCCCGCAACTGAATTAA
- the frr gene encoding ribosome recycling factor translates to MKLTDVESHMKKAVDATQRAFNTIRTGRANTSLLDRIAVEYYGTETPLKSLANISTPDATTIAIQPYDKGSAAAIEKAISLSDLGLTPNNDGTTIRLNIPQLTSDRRQELVKLAGKYAEEGKVSIRNIRRDAIDSVRKQEKNHEISEDESHNTQEDIQSLTDKYTNKIDDLLGVKEKDITTV, encoded by the coding sequence GTGAAGTTAACTGATGTTGAAAGCCATATGAAAAAGGCGGTTGATGCCACTCAACGCGCTTTTAATACCATCCGAACCGGACGGGCAAATACCAGTTTGCTCGACCGCATCGCCGTTGAATACTACGGGACGGAAACACCGCTCAAGTCCCTTGCCAATATTTCAACACCCGATGCGACAACCATTGCCATTCAACCTTACGATAAAGGCAGTGCAGCAGCCATTGAAAAAGCGATTTCCCTCTCCGATCTCGGTTTAACGCCGAACAACGACGGTACGACAATTCGCTTGAATATTCCCCAACTCACCAGCGATCGCCGTCAGGAATTGGTTAAACTGGCAGGAAAATACGCCGAAGAAGGGAAAGTTTCGATTCGCAATATCCGTCGGGACGCGATCGACTCTGTGCGCAAGCAAGAGAAAAATCACGAGATTTCTGAAGACGAATCCCACAACACCCAAGAAGATATCCAATCGCTCACCGACAAGTACACCAACAAAATTGACGATCTGCTCGGCGTAAAAGAAAAAGATATTACCACCGTTTAA
- a CDS encoding geranylgeranyl reductase family protein, with translation MLDCIIVGSGPAGGAAAYHLAKNGHSVLVLEKETLPRYKPCGGGVSPAVAQWFDFDFAPAISTTVSKVNYTWTLSDPVEVKLTTEPMWMVRRDVFDGFLLEKAKEQGAQVQDGAAVSALEFKNGAWQVTTSQGNWAARYLIAADGVQGPCAELLGFKAPKTVLAAVLEVEAPPTKPDAAQFDFGSLKNGFIWNFPKTERFTISAGLMGTHKGKAKELQKQLMNYASQIGVDVSQAEYYEHPLNLWSEKRALHTQNALLAGDAAGVADPLLAEGIRPAIFTGVKAAEAIDRAIAGNADAIAQYTQTIADEWGQDMTLAQRLSGLFFKFPKIAYKVGVKRPAAAQVMSRILCGELRYGDVTEQAVKILKRSFLPGQGG, from the coding sequence ATGCTTGACTGTATTATCGTCGGTTCTGGTCCCGCAGGCGGGGCAGCAGCTTATCACCTTGCGAAGAACGGACATTCGGTTTTAGTACTAGAAAAAGAAACGCTCCCGCGCTATAAACCTTGTGGGGGAGGCGTATCTCCTGCGGTTGCCCAATGGTTCGATTTTGACTTCGCGCCAGCGATCTCAACAACCGTGTCTAAGGTGAACTACACCTGGACTCTCAGCGATCCGGTGGAAGTCAAACTGACCACCGAACCGATGTGGATGGTGCGGCGAGATGTTTTCGATGGTTTCCTGCTGGAAAAAGCGAAGGAACAAGGCGCTCAAGTGCAAGATGGGGCAGCCGTGAGCGCCCTTGAATTTAAAAATGGTGCGTGGCAGGTGACAACTTCTCAGGGAAATTGGGCAGCGCGTTATTTGATTGCGGCGGATGGGGTACAAGGACCCTGTGCCGAACTGCTCGGTTTTAAAGCGCCAAAAACAGTTTTAGCGGCGGTGTTGGAGGTAGAAGCTCCCCCCACAAAACCCGATGCGGCGCAATTTGATTTCGGTTCCCTTAAAAATGGCTTTATCTGGAATTTTCCCAAAACGGAGCGCTTTACAATCAGTGCGGGCTTGATGGGAACCCATAAGGGAAAAGCCAAGGAGTTGCAGAAGCAATTGATGAATTATGCCTCCCAGATCGGCGTTGATGTTTCTCAGGCTGAATACTACGAGCATCCCCTGAATCTCTGGTCTGAGAAGCGAGCGCTCCATACGCAAAATGCGCTGTTGGCTGGGGACGCGGCGGGAGTTGCCGACCCGCTCCTGGCAGAAGGGATTCGTCCGGCAATCTTCACGGGGGTTAAAGCCGCAGAAGCCATCGATCGCGCGATCGCGGGAAACGCAGACGCGATCGCGCAATATACCCAAACCATTGCCGATGAGTGGGGACAGGATATGACCCTCGCGCAACGTTTGAGTGGATTATTCTTCAAATTTCCCAAAATCGCCTATAAAGTCGGGGTCAAGCGTCCCGCAGCCGCTCAAGTGATGAGTCGGATTCTTTGCGGGGAACTGCGCTACGGCGACGTGACCGAGCAAGCGGTTAAGATTTTGAAACGCAGTTTTCTCCCCGGACAGGGGGGATAA
- a CDS encoding DedA family protein, which produces MSLELVSLETIQEIAREYGYWAVFMGIALENTGIPIPGETIILVSGFLAGSGELNYWWVLASAIAGAVIGDNFGYWLGRLGGWERFVRIGNFFRVPEKYLEEAKRQFSKNAPRAVFFGRFVALLRIFAGPIAGIVEMPYFQFLLCNFGGAALWASIVVSLPFFLGRIISLQEVIRLVAKLGIVAFILIAIWIGLTVWWESRKKFEEEAK; this is translated from the coding sequence ATGTCGTTGGAGCTTGTGTCCCTGGAGACTATCCAGGAAATTGCCCGTGAATACGGTTACTGGGCAGTATTTATGGGGATTGCCCTTGAGAACACCGGCATTCCCATCCCTGGAGAAACCATTATTCTTGTGAGTGGTTTTCTTGCAGGAAGTGGCGAATTGAACTATTGGTGGGTTTTAGCAAGCGCGATCGCGGGCGCTGTAATCGGCGATAATTTTGGCTATTGGTTGGGCAGACTCGGCGGTTGGGAAAGGTTTGTTCGCATTGGCAATTTTTTCCGCGTCCCCGAAAAATATCTCGAAGAAGCCAAGCGGCAGTTTAGTAAAAATGCGCCGAGAGCCGTCTTTTTTGGGCGATTTGTCGCCCTATTGCGCATCTTTGCCGGCCCCATTGCGGGAATTGTGGAAATGCCCTATTTCCAATTTCTTCTGTGTAACTTTGGCGGTGCCGCACTTTGGGCATCCATTGTCGTCTCTTTGCCCTTCTTTCTCGGTCGCATCATCTCGTTGCAGGAAGTCATTCGCCTCGTTGCCAAATTGGGAATCGTCGCCTTCATCCTGATTGCCATCTGGATTGGATTGACCGTTTGGTGGGAATCTCGCAAAAAATTTGAAGAAGAAGCCAAATAA
- the speB gene encoding agmatinase has product MPLKSFSSVQSFIGSEVECPYDSAQIVILPIPYEATTTYRKGCEKGPEAILTASDQLEYYDVELKWEVIHSVSVYTNSPIADTRSRSVAPEIMLQEAKTAVSRCIADGKFVIALGGEHAITTGIVSAYREALDEPFTVVQIDAHGDLRYEYDGSIHNHACVMRRIWEMGLPILPVGIRSICQEEAALIHDKNIPVLWADEIANNPHWIEDAIAQIPTKNVFITIDLDGLDPTLMPGVGTPQPGGLDWYGLLRFLRRILETHRAIGCDVVELAPISDSVVSEFTAAKLVYKLIGYYALSQGWQIKTNSIKSNGL; this is encoded by the coding sequence ATGCCACTCAAATCTTTTAGTTCCGTACAATCCTTTATTGGCTCGGAGGTCGAATGCCCTTACGACTCTGCCCAGATTGTCATCTTACCCATTCCTTACGAAGCAACCACGACCTACAGAAAAGGATGCGAGAAGGGGCCAGAGGCAATCCTAACAGCATCCGATCAACTCGAATATTACGATGTTGAGTTGAAATGGGAAGTGATTCATTCGGTAAGCGTTTATACGAACTCTCCCATTGCCGATACGCGATCGCGGTCGGTCGCCCCAGAAATTATGTTACAAGAGGCAAAAACTGCCGTTTCTCGTTGCATTGCCGATGGAAAATTTGTTATTGCGTTAGGAGGCGAACACGCGATTACGACGGGAATTGTCTCTGCTTATCGAGAAGCCCTCGACGAACCCTTTACCGTGGTGCAAATCGACGCGCACGGGGATTTGCGCTACGAATACGACGGTTCAATCCACAACCATGCCTGCGTGATGCGTCGCATTTGGGAGATGGGTTTACCCATTCTGCCCGTAGGAATTCGCAGCATTTGTCAAGAAGAAGCCGCATTAATTCACGATAAAAATATTCCCGTTCTTTGGGCGGATGAAATCGCGAATAATCCCCATTGGATTGAGGACGCGATCGCGCAAATTCCCACCAAAAATGTCTTTATTACCATCGATCTCGACGGACTCGACCCCACACTTATGCCGGGAGTGGGAACCCCCCAACCAGGAGGACTCGATTGGTACGGACTCCTGCGCTTTTTGCGGCGAATTCTTGAAACCCATCGCGCGATCGGGTGCGATGTCGTCGAACTTGCTCCCATCTCCGATTCCGTCGTATCGGAGTTTACGGCTGCTAAACTGGTTTATAAACTAATTGGTTATTATGCGTTAAGCCAAGGCTGGCAAATCAAGACCAATTCGATTAAGTCAAACGGACTGTAG
- a CDS encoding thioredoxin family protein, with translation MLGEHQDRSADAHAPDFELPGIDEQVYHLTSYREDFRAVGVIFMCNHCPYVRGYLERLKQLQTDFEAQGFTLIGINANDAKKVPEDSFEQMKAFAQERHLNFPYLRDPSQDVALGFGAQKTPEVFLLDREGIVRYRGAIDDNPNDPEAVRQFYLREAIANLLQGEAITRDRTEAVGCSLKWRE, from the coding sequence ATGTTAGGGGAACACCAAGATCGTTCAGCGGACGCTCACGCTCCCGACTTCGAGCTTCCAGGCATCGACGAGCAAGTGTATCATCTCACATCCTATCGCGAAGATTTTCGAGCCGTGGGGGTGATTTTCATGTGCAATCATTGCCCTTACGTTCGCGGTTACCTTGAGCGCCTCAAACAATTGCAAACGGATTTTGAAGCGCAAGGATTCACCCTGATTGGAATTAATGCCAACGATGCGAAAAAAGTTCCCGAAGATAGCTTCGAGCAAATGAAAGCTTTTGCACAAGAGCGCCATTTGAACTTTCCCTATTTGCGCGATCCTTCCCAGGACGTGGCATTGGGTTTTGGCGCTCAAAAGACCCCCGAAGTCTTTTTACTCGATCGCGAAGGGATCGTTCGCTATCGCGGTGCCATTGACGATAACCCCAACGATCCAGAAGCGGTGCGGCAGTTTTATTTACGGGAGGCGATCGCGAACCTCCTCCAAGGGGAAGCCATTACGCGCGATCGCACAGAAGCCGTTGGTTGTTCTCTCAAATGGCGCGAATAG
- a CDS encoding sensor domain-containing protein has product MNRDRVIGSDLSTETASEEPFNLSSNSAFSLDSAPFCAQILSLCPVPFAIARVRDGRILYANEHFHDLFDISSEHPPHPPSLEDFFEPMMWQLLCLSLNQTGFLGNCELQLKTVKGKPVWSLVSLQVFPDSDEELLIGVFQEIAAQKQTEQILQESQRALFTLIRHLPGTIYHYRKEPDWILEFASEGCETLTGYKRETLLGNCSFLWQRVIHPADFPNVRDTINQKLEQQETYRVEYRIRTKSGAEKWVLDKGQGIFDEAGQIVGREGLMIDITERKQSEEALRQAEIKYRSIFENSVEGIFQTTPNGQFLSANPALARIYGYDSVENLMNSLTDIEHQLYVEPSQRAEFIRLMQENDSVTEFEAQVYQQDGTAIWIAENARSVRDDDGTLIYYEGTVEDITERKQVKEQLRQRAFYDTLTGLPNRALFLSRLSQALGQSRDETTPDRIAVLFLDLDRFKIVNDSLGHLIGDRLLVAISRRIEHCLRDRDTVARLGGDEFTILLEGIANIQAAIDVAERIIGELKAPFNLNGHQVFTGTSIGIVYYEPPSWDSRASEYERPEDLLRDADTALYRAKALGKGRYEIFNTEMRRNALRVLQLETELRQALEREELEIHYQPIVSLKTGKLKGFEGLLRWRHQEKGLVYPNAFMEIAEESGLILPIGSWLLRKVCHQLCHWQQLLYRQERDERLMVHINLSSKQFLQPDLLDRIDRIFAETGVDGSSLRWEIAESLWLQNADSTKARLTQLRERQIQLCIEDFGMGYSRLNYLHQFPIHALKIDRAFVSEIDRNSDKAETARIIVMLAHHLGMETIAEGIETKKQLETLREFGCEFAQGYFFSSALDAVSAEDLVLREEPIIEI; this is encoded by the coding sequence GTGAATCGCGATCGCGTCATCGGGTCAGATCTATCGACGGAAACCGCCTCAGAAGAACCATTCAATCTTTCCTCTAATAGTGCTTTTTCGCTGGATTCTGCACCATTTTGCGCCCAAATTCTCTCCTTGTGTCCCGTTCCCTTCGCGATCGCGCGCGTCCGAGACGGTCGCATTCTCTACGCCAACGAACACTTCCACGACCTCTTCGACATCTCTTCAGAACATCCCCCCCATCCTCCCAGCTTAGAAGATTTTTTCGAGCCAATGATGTGGCAATTGCTTTGCCTCTCCCTCAATCAAACTGGGTTTTTGGGAAACTGTGAATTGCAACTCAAAACTGTAAAAGGGAAACCCGTGTGGAGTTTGGTTTCTCTCCAAGTCTTCCCCGACTCCGACGAAGAACTCCTCATCGGAGTGTTTCAAGAAATTGCCGCCCAAAAACAAACCGAGCAAATCTTACAAGAAAGCCAACGTGCGTTGTTCACGCTGATTCGACATCTCCCCGGCACGATTTACCACTACCGCAAAGAACCCGATTGGATCTTAGAATTCGCCAGCGAAGGGTGTGAAACCCTAACGGGATACAAGCGAGAAACCCTATTGGGAAATTGTTCGTTCCTTTGGCAGCGTGTTATCCATCCGGCTGACTTCCCTAACGTGAGAGACACCATTAACCAAAAACTCGAACAACAAGAAACCTATCGGGTGGAATATCGCATCCGCACCAAAAGTGGCGCAGAAAAGTGGGTTTTAGATAAAGGGCAAGGCATCTTTGACGAAGCGGGACAAATCGTCGGACGCGAAGGCTTAATGATCGATATTACCGAGCGAAAACAGTCTGAGGAAGCCCTGCGACAGGCTGAGATCAAATATCGCAGCATTTTTGAAAATTCAGTAGAGGGGATCTTTCAAACGACTCCAAACGGTCAATTTTTAAGCGCGAATCCGGCATTAGCTCGAATCTACGGCTATGATTCCGTAGAAAATTTAATGAACTCTCTAACCGATATCGAGCATCAGCTTTACGTCGAACCGAGTCAGCGAGCGGAATTCATTCGATTAATGCAGGAAAATGACAGCGTAACGGAGTTTGAAGCCCAGGTGTATCAGCAAGACGGAACTGCGATTTGGATTGCAGAAAACGCCCGTTCCGTGCGAGACGACGATGGAACCCTAATTTATTACGAAGGAACGGTAGAGGATATTACCGAACGCAAGCAAGTTAAAGAACAACTGCGACAGCGCGCCTTTTACGACACCTTAACCGGACTTCCTAACCGAGCGCTCTTTTTATCTCGTTTGAGTCAAGCCCTCGGGCAATCGCGCGACGAAACAACCCCCGATCGCATTGCCGTCCTCTTCCTCGACCTCGATCGCTTCAAAATCGTCAATGATAGCTTGGGACATTTAATCGGCGATCGCTTGCTGGTTGCCATTTCTCGGCGGATCGAACATTGTCTGCGCGATCGCGACACCGTAGCGCGATTGGGCGGCGACGAATTTACCATTCTTCTCGAAGGAATTGCCAATATCCAAGCCGCCATCGATGTCGCCGAACGAATCATCGGGGAATTGAAAGCCCCCTTTAACTTAAACGGACATCAAGTTTTTACCGGAACCAGTATCGGCATTGTTTATTACGAACCCCCTTCTTGGGACTCCCGCGCTAGCGAATACGAACGTCCAGAAGACCTTCTACGAGACGCAGACACCGCACTGTATCGCGCCAAAGCGTTGGGAAAAGGGCGCTACGAAATTTTTAACACCGAAATGCGCCGCAACGCCTTAAGAGTTTTACAACTCGAAACGGAATTGCGCCAAGCCCTAGAACGGGAAGAATTAGAGATTCACTATCAACCCATCGTTTCCCTCAAAACCGGAAAACTCAAAGGATTTGAAGGATTATTGCGCTGGCGACATCAAGAAAAAGGATTGGTGTACCCCAACGCCTTTATGGAAATTGCCGAAGAGTCTGGCTTGATTTTGCCCATTGGCAGTTGGCTGTTGCGCAAGGTTTGCCATCAGCTTTGTCATTGGCAACAATTGCTCTATCGACAAGAACGAGACGAACGGTTGATGGTTCATATTAATTTATCGAGCAAACAATTTCTTCAGCCGGATTTACTCGATCGAATCGATCGCATCTTTGCAGAAACCGGCGTTGATGGGTCGAGTTTGCGTTGGGAAATTGCTGAAAGTTTGTGGTTGCAAAATGCCGATTCCACAAAAGCCCGATTGACGCAATTGAGAGAACGACAGATTCAACTGTGCATCGAAGATTTTGGTATGGGGTATTCCCGCTTGAACTATTTGCATCAGTTCCCCATCCACGCCTTAAAAATCGATCGCGCCTTTGTTAGCGAAATCGATCGCAATTCAGACAAAGCAGAAACCGCCCGCATCATCGTCATGCTCGCCCATCACCTGGGCATGGAAACCATTGCAGAAGGCATCGAAACAAAAAAACAATTGGAAACCCTACGGGAATTTGGCTGCGAATTTGCTCAGGGCTATTTCTTCTCTAGCGCCTTAGATGCTGTGTCCGCAGAGGATTTAGTGCTTCGAGAAGAACCCATTATCGAGATTTAG